From a region of the Toxotes jaculatrix isolate fToxJac2 chromosome 7, fToxJac2.pri, whole genome shotgun sequence genome:
- the hs3st1l2 gene encoding heparan sulfate (glucosamine) 3-O-sulfotransferase 1-like 2 — translation MLWTVLLALLVLLLLQTQLSVCLRELRTGSSSSTAYSSSSSSSSASYNATQQRLPGAIIIGVRKGGTRALLEMLNLHPDVEVAKAEVHYFNVEEHYRRGLAWYRAQMPFTLPGQLTVEKTPGYFAAPQVPARVWDMNPAVRLLLIVRDPAERLVSDYTQVLHNRLSRHKPYQPLEELLLHKGHIDPGYKALQRSLYHQHLARWLEVFPREQIHVVDGDALIRDPFPELRKAERFLDLPPRISPNNFYYNTTKGFYCLLSSGHDKCLDESKGRPHAPLSTQAFKKLCRYFRKPNKLFFEMVGRLFSWC, via the exons aTGCTGTGGACAGTGCTTCTAGCTCTGCtggtgcttctgctgctgcagactcaGCTGTCTGTGTGCTTAAGGGAATTACGCACTGGGAGTTCCAGCTCCACTGCCtactcctcttcatcatcctcttcctccgcCTCCTACAACGCCACCCAGCAGCGGCTGCCCGGAGCTATTATCATTGGCGTGCGGAAAGGCGGCACCAGAGCCCTGCTGGAGATGCTCAACCTGCACCCAGATGTGGAAGTTGCAAAGGCTGAG GTACACTACTTCAACGTGGAGGAGCACTACCGCCGAGGCCTGGCCTGGTACCGAGCCCAGATGCCCTTCACCCTCCCCGGTCAGCTGACAGTGGAGAAGACCCCCGGCTACTTTGCAGCTCCTCAGGTTCCTGCACGTGTCTGGGACATGAATCCCGCCGTTCGCTTGTTACTCATCGTCCGGGACCCAGCTGAGAGGCTGGTCTCTGACTACACCCAGGTCCTCCACAATCGCCTGAGCCGCCACAAGCCCTACCAGCCGCTAGAGGAGCTCCTGCTCCACAAGGGCCACATCGACCCTGGGTACAAAGCGCTGCAGAGGAGCCTGTACCATCAGCATTTGGCTCGCTGGCTGGAGGTCTTCCCCAGGGAGCAGATCCACGTGGTGGATGGTGATGCGCTCATCCGGGATCCCTTCCCTGAGctgagaaaggcagagaggttTCTGGACCTACCACCCCGGATCAGTCCCAACAACTTCTACTACAACACCACCAAGGGCTTCTACTGCCTCCTCTCTTCCGGACACGATAAGTGCCTGGACGAGTCTAAAGGCAGGCCGCATGCGCCCCTGAGCACCCAGGCATTTAAGAAGCTCTGTAGGTACTTCAGAAAGCCCAACAAGCTGTTCTTTGAAATGGTGGGGAGGTTGTTTTCCTGGTGCTGA